From one Kosmotoga arenicorallina S304 genomic stretch:
- a CDS encoding TM1266 family iron-only hydrogenase system putative regulator produces the protein MDRKVGIVAITVLNRGNYLIVNEILHEFASIILGRLGLPIKEKGISLISVIVDGTTDEIGALTGKLGQVQGVKVKSTLIKI, from the coding sequence ATGGATAGAAAGGTAGGTATTGTGGCCATCACAGTGCTCAACAGGGGAAATTATCTGATTGTTAATGAAATACTCCATGAGTTCGCGTCGATCATTCTCGGTAGGCTTGGCCTCCCCATCAAAGAAAAGGGGATTTCTCTTATATCTGTGATTGTCGATGGCACAACAGATGAAATCGGAGCCCTTACAGGAAAGCTCGGACAGGTTCAGGGAGTGAAAGTTAAGTCCACATTGATAAAAATATAA
- a CDS encoding PD-(D/E)XK nuclease family protein: MELVYIIGPSASGKTKEVKNIVKELHSEDPFSYLFIGPTGTYTKNIREELLEELGTLVSSRFLPIDHFAVEVMKRFRPDMLHIDNHVARLFVSEILEELGRKELSGSPIFIEYIVDMIHDVKENGGFGELFSQDDELLPFLRAIYEKYAERMGKDLYDTFDAYLMAPEFIDELSFNEFGKVLVLDGFHDFTPALRTFLSTIALSFNKVYITVNEDEKRKDLFSETKSIFLFAEELLRKGQDLSGDFISESRQYLEHSHFPEKLSSFHKNFFSNLKTDRRNEGVKVVSAADVFSEVEFIAKEVKSLLEKGYEPGEISIVAEDFNEYEKLLSKKFEEYKVPFRSEGDTPLQDSYAIKLLLLPLETAVSGYRPEKLMAMIDFGYGGQFLDTRLFESVMVNSYLYYDFKRESYTRRFERWLSRLKSYKEYLLKKITSIEKFTDEEFQEGQKEPYQKIVDKIDTEIIPAVKKVFQVLEPLKSARKRDCRLFGGYFKAWREMLKLEESYEKAGNQKELRALDTFFNRVLPDLEKLLAYIGKRRLSPSEYHKYLSIRLRNESFKEWVNFSDRVEIQPLLSARFAKKAVKFFAGFRDGSYPSVKLNPLYSFSQYSENRPKDLLLTREKQQRLNFYLAVSRAEDLLYFTYPESTVEGEPILPSPYLKEVLLSAHVSSYSYGRSSGRKEGVIPTLDKAMSLEELKIAVARYFRTPLWMEVKSKAEKLSLAFDFESFFQDLSLFHRHFDWQIKDTSLIEKRISRVFSYSRLSTYQNCPFKFFLSYLLKLPMGTETLFELSELEEGNVYHAVLSEYFKGKERDLEKLISNQLKVVLDTDREIIFKFELQRLKEVLEKYLYEKEAKRPQKMKRDYIPAFFEISFGEKKNPIEIVEGIFLKGKIDRIDVDEESRTMYIIDYKRGEGSGEKDQLILYSIAAEKLFENEGYNVEGGTFRPLLGTKASKDSFVILNEEDGADEKIWKFLRNSFNREYIETKVKEITEGIFSGIFKPKILEERSYCFQCDYSKNARICPVLLWRKSMEEN; the protein is encoded by the coding sequence ATGGAGCTCGTTTATATTATAGGTCCTTCGGCTTCAGGAAAAACAAAAGAAGTGAAAAACATCGTTAAAGAATTACATAGCGAAGATCCCTTTTCATACCTTTTCATAGGTCCTACGGGAACTTATACGAAAAATATCAGGGAAGAGCTTCTGGAAGAACTTGGAACGCTTGTATCTTCAAGATTCCTTCCCATCGATCATTTTGCTGTGGAAGTTATGAAGCGGTTCAGACCGGATATGCTTCATATAGACAACCATGTCGCAAGGCTTTTTGTAAGCGAGATACTCGAAGAGCTTGGGAGGAAAGAGCTATCGGGTTCGCCTATCTTTATCGAGTACATAGTGGATATGATTCACGATGTAAAGGAAAACGGCGGTTTTGGTGAACTTTTCTCTCAGGATGATGAATTGTTGCCTTTCCTCCGGGCTATTTATGAAAAATATGCAGAAAGAATGGGCAAAGACCTTTACGATACTTTTGACGCTTATCTCATGGCTCCAGAATTCATCGATGAGTTATCCTTTAATGAATTCGGAAAAGTTCTTGTCCTTGATGGGTTTCACGATTTCACACCAGCCCTTCGGACTTTTCTTTCTACCATTGCTCTTTCATTCAACAAAGTATATATCACCGTAAACGAGGATGAGAAGAGAAAAGATTTGTTCAGCGAAACAAAGAGTATTTTCCTGTTTGCTGAAGAGCTGTTGAGAAAGGGGCAGGATCTTTCAGGGGATTTTATATCCGAGAGCAGGCAATATCTGGAGCATTCACATTTTCCAGAAAAGCTCTCGTCATTCCACAAGAATTTCTTTTCCAACCTGAAAACTGACCGAAGAAACGAAGGGGTCAAAGTGGTCTCAGCGGCTGATGTCTTTAGCGAAGTGGAATTTATTGCCAAGGAAGTTAAAAGCCTTCTTGAAAAGGGATATGAACCCGGAGAAATATCCATTGTGGCTGAGGATTTCAACGAATACGAAAAGCTGCTTTCAAAAAAATTCGAAGAATACAAAGTGCCTTTCAGAAGTGAAGGAGACACTCCTTTGCAAGATTCCTATGCAATAAAATTGCTGCTTCTTCCCCTGGAAACAGCTGTAAGCGGTTATCGGCCTGAGAAGCTGATGGCTATGATTGATTTCGGTTATGGTGGGCAATTCCTCGATACCAGGCTCTTTGAATCCGTCATGGTCAATTCTTACCTTTATTACGATTTCAAAAGAGAAAGCTACACAAGGCGTTTTGAAAGATGGCTCTCGAGACTTAAGAGCTATAAGGAATATCTCCTCAAGAAGATCACAAGCATAGAAAAATTCACAGATGAGGAATTTCAGGAAGGACAAAAGGAACCTTACCAGAAAATTGTCGATAAGATAGATACCGAAATCATTCCAGCTGTGAAGAAAGTCTTTCAGGTTCTGGAACCATTAAAAAGCGCAAGAAAAAGGGATTGCAGGTTATTTGGTGGCTATTTCAAAGCCTGGAGAGAAATGCTAAAGCTTGAGGAAAGTTATGAAAAGGCAGGTAATCAAAAGGAATTGCGCGCTCTGGATACCTTTTTCAACAGGGTGCTTCCAGATCTTGAAAAGTTGCTGGCTTATATCGGCAAAAGAAGGTTAAGTCCTTCGGAATACCATAAGTATCTTTCAATAAGGCTCAGGAACGAATCTTTTAAGGAATGGGTGAATTTCTCCGATCGAGTGGAAATTCAACCACTTCTCAGTGCCAGATTTGCAAAAAAGGCAGTCAAATTCTTTGCAGGATTCAGAGATGGTTCTTATCCTTCTGTGAAGCTTAATCCCCTTTACAGTTTTTCTCAATACAGCGAAAATCGGCCGAAAGATTTGCTTCTAACCCGCGAAAAGCAACAGAGGCTTAATTTCTATCTCGCTGTCAGCAGAGCCGAAGATTTGCTCTATTTCACATACCCTGAATCCACCGTTGAAGGGGAACCGATTCTGCCTTCTCCATATCTAAAAGAAGTCCTTTTGAGTGCCCATGTAAGCTCATATAGTTATGGCAGATCCTCCGGGAGAAAGGAAGGGGTTATTCCCACGCTTGACAAGGCAATGAGCCTTGAAGAGTTAAAAATAGCAGTTGCCAGATATTTTCGCACACCTCTCTGGATGGAGGTGAAGTCAAAAGCTGAAAAGCTCTCACTTGCCTTTGATTTTGAAAGCTTTTTTCAAGACCTTTCGCTGTTTCACAGGCACTTTGACTGGCAAATTAAGGACACCAGTTTGATTGAAAAACGTATAAGCAGAGTTTTTAGTTACTCCCGCCTTTCTACCTACCAAAACTGCCCCTTCAAATTTTTTCTCAGTTACTTGCTCAAATTGCCAATGGGTACTGAAACGCTTTTTGAACTTTCTGAACTGGAAGAAGGAAATGTTTACCACGCTGTGCTGAGTGAGTATTTCAAGGGAAAAGAGCGCGATCTTGAAAAGCTCATCTCAAATCAGCTGAAGGTTGTTCTGGATACGGATAGGGAAATCATATTTAAGTTCGAACTGCAAAGACTAAAAGAAGTTCTGGAAAAGTATCTATACGAAAAGGAAGCAAAAAGACCTCAGAAGATGAAAAGAGATTATATTCCCGCTTTCTTTGAGATCTCCTTTGGTGAAAAGAAAAACCCGATAGAAATAGTCGAAGGCATCTTTCTTAAAGGTAAAATCGACAGGATAGACGTCGACGAAGAATCGAGAACTATGTATATAATTGATTATAAGCGAGGAGAGGGTAGTGGCGAGAAAGACCAATTGATACTATATTCAATAGCTGCAGAGAAACTCTTCGAAAATGAAGGCTATAACGTTGAAGGCGGTACTTTTCGCCCGCTTCTGGGCACCAAAGCGTCTAAAGACAGCTTTGTCATTCTCAACGAAGAAGATGGTGCGGACGAGAAAATCTGGAAATTCTTAAGAAACAGTTTTAACAGGGAATATATAGAAACAAAGGTTAAGGAAATAACGGAAGGGATTTTCTCCGGAATTTTCAAGCCAAAAATATTGGAAGAACGAAGTTACTGTTTCCAATGCGATTATTCGAAAAACGCCAGGATATGTCCTGTTCTCTTATGGAGAAAATCAATGGAGGAAAACTGA